One window from the genome of Variovorax sp. PAMC26660 encodes:
- the coaE gene encoding dephospho-CoA kinase (Dephospho-CoA kinase (CoaE) performs the final step in coenzyme A biosynthesis.): MVRRIGLTGGIGSGKSTVATLLVAQGAVLVDTDAIARAIAQPGGIAMPAIEAAFGRSVIAPDGGLDRAGMRQLVFADASAKARLESILHPLIGTETQRLALAAGNDAIIVFDVPLLVESGRWRTIVDRVLVVDATEEMQLKRVVARSKWTPEAVRAVIAQQAPRKARRAAADAVIFNESLTLAELETAVQGLWKQWSAATTR, from the coding sequence ATGGTCCGGCGCATCGGCCTGACGGGCGGCATCGGCAGCGGCAAGAGCACCGTGGCCACGTTGCTGGTCGCCCAGGGCGCCGTGCTGGTCGACACGGACGCCATCGCGCGCGCCATCGCTCAACCGGGCGGCATTGCCATGCCGGCCATCGAGGCCGCCTTCGGCCGCAGCGTCATCGCCCCGGATGGCGGCCTGGACAGGGCCGGCATGCGCCAGCTCGTATTCGCCGATGCGAGCGCCAAAGCGCGCCTCGAATCCATCCTGCATCCGTTGATCGGCACCGAAACCCAGCGCCTGGCCCTCGCGGCCGGCAACGATGCGATCATCGTGTTCGACGTTCCGCTGCTGGTCGAATCCGGACGCTGGCGAACCATCGTGGACCGGGTGCTGGTGGTCGACGCTACCGAAGAAATGCAGCTGAAACGTGTTGTTGCACGCTCGAAATGGACGCCTGAGGCCGTCCGGGCAGTGATCGCCCAGCAGGCCCCGCGCAAAGCGCGTCGGGCGGCTGCAGATGCCGTCATTTTCAATGAGTCATTGACACTGGCGGAACTAGAAACCGCCGTGCAGGGTCTCTGGAAGCAGTGGTCTGCAGCCACCACGCGATAA
- a CDS encoding MBOAT family O-acyltransferase, whose protein sequence is MLFNSYPFIFVYFPLVLIGFFLIGKRNTRAAAGFLALASLFFYGWWSVKALPLLLGSICVNYWFGLRLSPAPGRDDRKRKTLLVIALAVNLGVLAIFKYANFFVGNVNDGLVAAGLSPIPMLHIVLPIGISFYTFTQIAFLVDCWQGKVHERSFIHYVLFVTYFPHLIAGPVLHHAQMMPQFANPATYRVNPDKLALGLAIFTFGLAKKLLIADPMGQYADLMFNGVHQGLTPTLYTAWFGALAYTLQIYFDFSGYSDMAVGLSLCLGVQLPLNFRSPYKSTSIIEFWRRWHISLSTFLRDYLYVPLGGNRKGPARRYLNLFLTMLLGGLWHGAAWTFVIWGALHGMFLMINHLWNSKVRRHATPGRLARFLGWLLTFLCVIIAWIVFRAESMQAAIAIYKGMLGMHGAPVSVFHEMGAIPFRKPKFFQTMLVALIICLAFPPTITLERWVPRVQMLAGRARLAWLSTALMALFTVVLLGFCISRLGSYSPFLYFQF, encoded by the coding sequence ATGCTGTTCAACTCGTATCCCTTTATTTTTGTCTACTTCCCGCTGGTCCTGATCGGGTTCTTTCTGATCGGCAAGCGCAATACGCGGGCCGCAGCCGGATTCCTTGCGCTGGCTTCGCTCTTCTTCTATGGCTGGTGGAGCGTCAAGGCGCTCCCCCTGCTGCTGGGCTCCATCTGCGTCAACTACTGGTTCGGGTTGCGGCTGTCGCCAGCGCCCGGCCGTGACGATCGAAAACGAAAAACCCTGCTGGTGATCGCGCTGGCAGTCAATCTCGGCGTGCTGGCGATCTTCAAGTACGCCAACTTCTTCGTCGGGAACGTGAACGACGGCCTTGTAGCGGCCGGGCTCTCGCCGATCCCGATGCTGCACATCGTGCTGCCGATTGGCATCTCGTTCTATACCTTCACCCAGATCGCCTTTCTGGTCGACTGCTGGCAAGGCAAGGTGCATGAACGCAGCTTCATCCACTACGTCCTGTTCGTGACCTACTTCCCGCACCTGATCGCGGGCCCCGTGCTGCACCACGCGCAAATGATGCCGCAGTTCGCCAACCCGGCGACCTACCGAGTCAACCCGGACAAATTGGCGCTGGGCCTGGCAATCTTCACCTTTGGTCTCGCCAAGAAGCTGTTGATCGCAGACCCGATGGGGCAGTACGCCGACCTGATGTTCAACGGCGTGCACCAGGGACTGACGCCCACGCTCTACACCGCGTGGTTCGGTGCGCTGGCCTACACACTGCAGATCTATTTCGACTTCTCGGGCTACTCGGACATGGCCGTCGGCCTCTCCCTGTGCCTGGGCGTGCAGTTGCCCCTGAATTTCCGCTCTCCCTACAAGTCCACGAGCATCATCGAGTTCTGGCGCCGCTGGCACATCTCGCTGTCGACCTTCCTGCGTGATTACCTCTACGTGCCGCTGGGCGGCAATCGCAAGGGCCCGGCGCGGCGCTACCTGAACCTGTTCCTCACGATGCTGCTCGGTGGCCTCTGGCACGGCGCCGCATGGACTTTCGTGATCTGGGGCGCGCTGCACGGCATGTTCCTGATGATCAACCACCTGTGGAACTCCAAAGTCAGGCGCCATGCCACGCCCGGCCGCCTGGCACGCTTCCTGGGCTGGCTGCTCACCTTCCTCTGCGTCATCATTGCCTGGATCGTCTTCCGTGCCGAAAGCATGCAGGCCGCCATCGCGATCTACAAGGGCATGCTGGGCATGCACGGCGCGCCGGTCTCGGTGTTCCATGAAATGGGTGCCATCCCTTTCCGCAAACCCAAGTTCTTCCAGACCATGCTGGTCGCGCTGATCATCTGCCTGGCCTTCCCGCCCACGATCACACTCGAACGCTGGGTGCCGCGCGTGCAAATGCTCGCTGGTCGCGCTCGCCTGGCCTGGCTCTCGACCGCCCTGATGGCGCTCTTCACGGTGGTCTTGCTGGGTTTCTGCATCTCGCGACTCGGCAGCTACAGCCCGTTCCTCTATTTCCAGTTCTGA
- a CDS encoding prepilin peptidase, with translation MLVSREFDTAFAGVLGLLIGSFMNVVIYRTPVMMYRTWLADAVANLMSSKDAPSLWSLVFGPKAVPPEGLEAAADKAATAIEGLPPFDLTRPASHCGSCGHKIRWYQNIPVLSYLVLRGRCASCKTAISPRYPLVELVTGALFALCAYRFGLTPSGALWAAFGALLICQFLIDFDTQFLPDSLNYPLLWLGLVGAAMGWTGVSLSSAVWGAVFGYLSLWLVYHGFRLVTGKEGMGYGDFKLLAALGAWLGADYLIAIILVSSLVGAVIGLTLRFAGKLAHKDIPIAFGPFLAGAGLVCLVAGPELVRQWIPFAFPLGALIH, from the coding sequence ATGCTGGTTTCGCGGGAATTCGACACCGCTTTCGCCGGTGTGCTGGGGCTATTGATCGGCAGCTTCATGAACGTGGTGATCTACCGCACCCCGGTGATGATGTACCGGACCTGGCTGGCAGATGCGGTCGCCAACCTCATGTCGTCGAAGGATGCGCCCTCGCTCTGGTCACTGGTCTTCGGCCCGAAAGCCGTACCACCCGAAGGGCTGGAAGCGGCTGCCGACAAGGCCGCGACGGCCATCGAGGGCCTGCCCCCCTTCGATCTCACGCGCCCCGCGTCGCACTGCGGATCCTGCGGCCACAAGATCCGCTGGTACCAGAACATCCCCGTGCTGAGTTACCTGGTGTTGCGTGGCCGCTGCGCCTCCTGCAAGACCGCGATCAGCCCGCGCTATCCACTGGTCGAACTGGTCACAGGCGCCCTCTTCGCGCTTTGTGCCTACCGCTTCGGCCTCACGCCTTCGGGCGCGTTGTGGGCCGCCTTCGGGGCACTACTGATCTGCCAGTTCCTGATCGATTTCGACACCCAGTTCCTGCCCGATTCTCTGAACTACCCATTGCTCTGGCTTGGCCTTGTCGGCGCCGCCATGGGCTGGACGGGCGTGTCGCTGAGTTCAGCCGTCTGGGGCGCGGTCTTCGGCTACCTGAGCCTCTGGCTTGTGTACCATGGCTTTCGCTTGGTCACAGGCAAGGAGGGCATGGGCTATGGAGACTTCAAATTGCTCGCCGCGCTGGGCGCATGGCTCGGGGCCGATTACCTCATTGCAATCATCCTCGTCTCTTCGCTGGTGGGCGCCGTGATCGGCCTGACACTGCGCTTTGCCGGCAAGCTGGCACACAAGGACATCCCCATCGCCTTCGGCCCCTTCCTGGCTGGCGCAGGCCTCGTGTGCCTTGTGGCCGGCCCTGAACTCGTGCGTCAGTGGATTCCGTTCGCATTCCCCCTCGGCGCGCTGATCCATTGA